One Streptomyces coeruleorubidus DNA segment encodes these proteins:
- a CDS encoding M6 family metalloprotease domain-containing protein, producing the protein MQPQPRRPRSYGSRPPGRRIPRRRLAALVCVTALTFTVSTSAGTGRLAPGTTTAGAGPVSLSRTSAHGPCMIRGAREVQMSEGIPTTDGYARSTGTVRALTLMIDFSDAPGEGKALDRYREFFPQTRHWFRTSSYGRLDYRPETPIPRWLRMPKSFHEYGIERGAPFDPGYRALVQDLVAAADPRVDFRKYDLLNVLVTPNAGPSALDTVLSVTFAGNPEAPKAEGIPVANASFVYSRQDDGSGSYGRTGYRVLPHENGHVFGLPDLYTAQGGGAVGHWDIMSEDWGANNDLLGWHKWKLGWLDAAQVHCVSAPGTAEFILTPLARAGGSKLVVVPMDSRSGYAVELRTRAGNDESVCRPGVLVYKVDAEVDTGMGPITVHDSRRDSGGCTRAPNVHAELSDAPFAPGETFRDARRGVVIRVVGADPGGDYRVRVTRGRPRT; encoded by the coding sequence ATGCAGCCGCAGCCCCGGCGACCCCGGTCATACGGCTCGAGGCCGCCCGGCCGCCGGATACCCAGGCGGCGCCTGGCCGCTCTCGTCTGCGTGACCGCCCTGACCTTCACGGTCAGCACCTCGGCCGGCACGGGCCGCCTCGCCCCGGGCACCACCACGGCCGGAGCGGGCCCGGTCTCCCTGTCCCGCACCTCCGCGCACGGCCCCTGCATGATCCGCGGCGCCCGCGAGGTCCAGATGTCCGAGGGCATCCCCACCACCGACGGCTACGCCCGCTCCACCGGCACCGTCCGCGCCCTCACCCTGATGATCGACTTCTCCGACGCACCCGGCGAGGGCAAGGCCCTGGACCGCTACCGGGAGTTCTTCCCGCAGACCCGGCACTGGTTCCGCACCAGCTCCTACGGCCGCCTCGACTACCGCCCCGAGACGCCGATACCGCGGTGGCTGCGGATGCCGAAGTCCTTCCACGAGTACGGCATAGAGCGCGGCGCCCCCTTCGACCCCGGCTACCGCGCGCTGGTCCAGGACCTCGTGGCCGCGGCCGACCCGAGGGTGGACTTCCGCAAGTACGACCTGCTGAACGTGCTGGTCACCCCGAACGCCGGCCCCTCCGCCCTCGACACCGTCCTCTCGGTCACCTTCGCCGGCAACCCCGAGGCCCCGAAGGCCGAGGGCATACCCGTGGCCAACGCCTCCTTCGTCTACTCCCGCCAGGACGACGGCTCCGGCTCCTACGGCCGCACCGGCTATCGCGTCCTCCCCCACGAGAACGGCCACGTCTTCGGCCTGCCCGACCTGTACACCGCTCAGGGCGGGGGCGCGGTCGGCCACTGGGACATCATGAGCGAGGACTGGGGCGCCAACAACGACCTCCTCGGCTGGCACAAGTGGAAGCTGGGCTGGCTGGACGCCGCACAGGTGCACTGCGTATCGGCCCCCGGCACCGCGGAGTTCATCCTGACTCCGCTGGCCCGCGCGGGCGGCTCCAAGCTGGTCGTCGTACCCATGGACAGCAGATCCGGCTACGCCGTCGAACTGCGCACCCGGGCCGGCAACGACGAGTCGGTGTGCCGCCCGGGGGTCCTGGTCTACAAGGTCGACGCCGAGGTGGACACGGGCATGGGGCCGATCACCGTCCACGACTCCCGCCGCGACAGCGGGGGCTGCACGCGCGCGCCGAACGTCCACGCGGAGCTGTCGGACGCGCCGTTCGCGCCCGGGGAGACGTTCAGGGATGCGCGCAGAGGGGTCGTGATCAGGGTGGTCGGGGCGGATCCCGGGGGGGATTACCGGGTACGGGTGACGCGGGGCCGGCCGCGGACGTGA
- a CDS encoding dioxygenase family protein, with protein MSAATQERMPALYLSHGAPPLADDPVWPGELAAWSAGLPRPRAILMVSAHWEEAPLAIGATETVPLVYDFWGFPEHYYRVTYEAPGAPELAESVRKLLRAPGVPVQDVPDRGLDHGAYVPLVEMYPEADIPVLQVSMPTLDPVRLMEIGRRLAPLRDEGVLIVGSGFFTHNLAALRQGGIPAWSAEFDDWGRRALQARDVDALLDFTRKSPAGRLAHPRTEHFAPLFVTMGAADAAGELDAHKSVIDGFWMGLAKRSVQFG; from the coding sequence ATGTCCGCCGCCACCCAGGAGCGCATGCCCGCTCTGTACCTGAGCCACGGCGCCCCACCACTGGCGGACGACCCGGTCTGGCCCGGTGAACTGGCCGCCTGGTCGGCCGGCCTGCCGCGCCCCCGGGCGATCCTGATGGTCTCCGCCCACTGGGAGGAGGCCCCGCTCGCCATCGGCGCCACCGAGACCGTCCCGCTCGTCTACGACTTCTGGGGCTTCCCGGAGCACTACTACCGGGTGACCTACGAGGCCCCCGGCGCACCGGAGCTCGCCGAGTCGGTACGGAAGCTGCTGCGCGCCCCCGGCGTGCCCGTCCAGGACGTCCCCGACCGCGGCCTCGACCACGGCGCGTACGTCCCGCTGGTCGAGATGTACCCGGAGGCCGACATCCCGGTCCTGCAGGTCTCCATGCCGACGCTCGACCCGGTCCGGCTCATGGAGATCGGCCGCAGGCTCGCCCCCTTGCGGGACGAGGGCGTGCTCATCGTCGGCTCCGGCTTCTTCACCCACAACCTGGCCGCGCTCCGGCAGGGCGGCATCCCCGCCTGGTCGGCGGAGTTCGATGACTGGGGCCGGCGGGCGCTTCAGGCGCGTGACGTGGACGCCCTGCTCGACTTCACCCGCAAGTCGCCCGCGGGGCGGCTCGCCCACCCGCGCACGGAGCACTTCGCCCCGCTGTTCGTGACCATGGGCGCGGCCGACGCGGCCGGTGAGCTGGACGCGCACAAGTCGGTGATCGACGGCTTCTGGATGGGGCTGGCCAAACGGTCGGTGCAGTTCGGCTGA
- the aroC gene encoding chorismate synthase yields the protein MSRLRWLTAGESHGPALVGTLEGLPAGVPVTTEMVADHLARRRLGYGRGARMKFERDEVTFLGGVRHGRTLGSPVAIMVGNTEWPKWEQVMAADPVDPGILAGLARNAPLTRPRPGHADLAGMQKYGFDEARPILERASARETAARVALGAVARSYLKETTGIEIVSHVVELCSVKAPAGVYPTPADVEKLDADPLRCLDADASKAMVAEIDQAHKDGDTLGGVVEILAYGVPVGLGSHVHWDRRLDARLAAALMGIQAIKGVEVGDGFGLARVPGSKAHDEIVATAEGIKRTSGHSGGTEGGLSTGELLRVRAAMKPIATVPRALQTVDVITGEAAQAHHQRSDVSAVPAAGIVAEAMVALVLADAVAEKFGGDNVEETRRNVRSYLDHLAIR from the coding sequence TTGAGCAGGTTGCGCTGGCTGACCGCGGGGGAGTCCCACGGTCCCGCACTCGTGGGGACGCTGGAGGGCCTCCCGGCCGGTGTGCCGGTCACCACGGAGATGGTGGCGGACCACCTGGCGAGGCGGCGGTTGGGTTACGGCCGCGGTGCGCGGATGAAGTTCGAGCGCGACGAGGTCACCTTCCTCGGCGGCGTCCGGCACGGCCGCACCCTCGGCTCCCCGGTCGCGATCATGGTGGGCAACACCGAGTGGCCCAAGTGGGAACAGGTGATGGCGGCCGACCCGGTCGACCCCGGGATCCTGGCGGGGCTCGCCCGCAACGCCCCGCTGACCCGCCCGCGCCCCGGCCACGCCGACCTCGCGGGTATGCAGAAGTACGGCTTCGACGAGGCCCGTCCGATCCTGGAGCGGGCCTCCGCGCGGGAGACGGCGGCCCGGGTGGCGCTGGGCGCGGTGGCGCGGTCGTACCTGAAGGAAACGACGGGCATCGAGATCGTCTCGCATGTGGTGGAGCTGTGCTCGGTGAAGGCTCCGGCCGGGGTGTACCCGACGCCGGCCGACGTGGAGAAGCTGGACGCCGATCCGCTGCGGTGCCTGGACGCGGACGCGTCGAAGGCGATGGTCGCGGAGATCGACCAGGCGCACAAGGACGGCGACACGCTCGGCGGCGTGGTCGAGATCCTGGCGTATGGCGTCCCCGTGGGCCTCGGTTCGCACGTGCACTGGGACCGCCGCCTGGACGCCCGCCTGGCCGCCGCGCTGATGGGCATCCAGGCGATCAAGGGAGTCGAGGTCGGCGACGGCTTCGGCCTGGCACGCGTCCCCGGCTCCAAGGCGCACGACGAGATCGTCGCGACCGCCGAGGGCATCAAGCGGACGTCCGGCCACTCGGGCGGCACCGAGGGCGGGCTGTCCACGGGTGAGCTGCTGCGGGTGCGGGCGGCGATGAAGCCGATCGCGACGGTGCCGCGGGCGCTGCAGACGGTGGACGTGATCACCGGCGAGGCCGCGCAGGCCCACCACCAGCGTTCGGACGTGTCCGCGGTGCCGGCGGCCGGCATCGTGGCCGAGGCGATGGTGGCGCTGGTGCTGGCGGACGCGGTGGCGGAGAAGTTCGGCGGTGACAACGTCGAGGAGACCCGCCGCAACGTCCGGTCCTACCTCGACCACCTGGCGATCCGGTGA
- a CDS encoding MFS transporter — MSETASKALRAPAASPDPGRWKALVFIALAQLMVVLDATIVNIALPSAQQDLGISDGNRQWVVTAYALAFGGLLLFGGRIADLWGRKRAFVVGLGGFAVASALGGAATNEAMMFGARALQGVFGALLAPAALSLLAVMFTDAKERAKAFGIYGAIAGGGGAVGLILGGFLTEYLDWRWTFFVNIPFAVVAAAGAYFVIREPEGGRNRSPLDIPGVVLSTLGLVALVYGFTRAESDGWSDSVTVGMFVASAVLLATFVVVESKVKAPLLPLRVITERNRGGVYLSLGLAIIAMFGLFLFLTYYLQIVKGYSPVKTGFAFLPMIVGMITGSTQIGTRLMTRVAPRLLMGPGFLVAALGMLLLTRLEIGSSYAALLLPAMLLLGLGMGTAFMPAMSLSTQGVEPRDAGVASAMVNTSQQVGGAIGTALLNTIAASATTSYIADHIAGATSRSQQQLVQLEAMVEGYTSAIWFAVGILVVAAAIALTFINAGRPDSATVTGSGSGEDVADEVQIPVVAH, encoded by the coding sequence ATGTCTGAAACAGCCTCGAAGGCACTGCGGGCTCCGGCCGCCTCGCCGGACCCCGGCCGCTGGAAAGCGCTCGTCTTCATCGCGCTGGCCCAGCTGATGGTCGTCCTGGACGCCACCATCGTGAACATCGCCCTGCCCTCCGCCCAGCAGGACCTCGGCATCTCCGACGGCAACCGGCAGTGGGTCGTCACGGCCTACGCCCTGGCCTTCGGCGGTCTGCTCCTGTTCGGCGGCCGGATAGCCGACCTGTGGGGCCGCAAGAGGGCGTTCGTCGTCGGGCTCGGCGGCTTCGCCGTGGCCTCCGCGCTCGGTGGCGCGGCCACGAACGAGGCGATGATGTTCGGCGCCCGCGCCCTCCAGGGCGTGTTCGGCGCCCTGCTCGCGCCGGCCGCGCTCTCCCTGCTCGCCGTGATGTTCACCGACGCCAAGGAGCGCGCCAAGGCGTTCGGCATCTACGGCGCGATCGCCGGTGGCGGTGGTGCCGTCGGCCTGATCCTGGGCGGCTTCCTCACCGAGTACCTGGACTGGCGCTGGACGTTCTTCGTGAACATCCCGTTCGCCGTCGTCGCCGCGGCCGGTGCGTACTTCGTCATCCGTGAGCCGGAGGGCGGCCGCAACCGCTCCCCGCTCGACATCCCGGGCGTCGTCCTGTCCACCCTCGGCCTGGTCGCCCTCGTCTACGGCTTCACCCGCGCCGAGTCCGATGGCTGGAGCGACTCCGTGACCGTCGGCATGTTCGTGGCCTCCGCCGTCCTGCTCGCGACCTTCGTGGTCGTCGAGTCCAAGGTGAAGGCCCCGCTGCTGCCGCTGCGCGTGATCACCGAGCGCAACCGCGGCGGTGTCTACCTCTCCCTCGGTCTCGCGATCATCGCGATGTTCGGCCTGTTCCTCTTCCTGACCTACTACCTGCAGATCGTGAAGGGGTACTCGCCGGTCAAGACCGGGTTCGCCTTCCTGCCGATGATCGTGGGCATGATCACCGGCTCCACCCAGATCGGCACTCGCCTGATGACCAGGGTCGCGCCGCGCCTGCTGATGGGCCCCGGCTTCCTGGTCGCCGCGCTCGGCATGCTGCTGCTGACCCGGCTGGAGATCGGCTCCTCGTACGCGGCCCTGCTGCTGCCGGCGATGCTGCTGCTCGGCCTGGGCATGGGTACGGCGTTCATGCCGGCCATGTCGCTGTCCACGCAGGGCGTCGAGCCGCGGGACGCCGGTGTCGCCTCCGCGATGGTCAACACCTCGCAGCAGGTGGGCGGCGCCATCGGTACGGCCCTGCTGAACACGATCGCCGCCTCGGCCACCACGTCCTACATCGCGGACCACATCGCCGGGGCCACCAGCCGGTCCCAGCAGCAGCTGGTCCAGCTGGAGGCCATGGTGGAGGGCTACACGAGTGCCATCTGGTTCGCCGTCGGCATCCTCGTGGTGGCCGCCGCGATCGCCCTGACCTTCATCAACGCGGGCCGCCCCGACAGCGCCACCGTGACCGGTTCCGGTTCCGGCGAGGACGTGGCGGACGAGGTGCAGATCCCGGTCGTCGCCCACTGA
- a CDS encoding 3-hydroxybenzoate 6-monooxygenase, translated as MKVLIAGGGIGGLAAALSLARHGHQVVVLERRDTFSELGAGIQLGPNAFHALDRLGVGTAVRQRAVYSDELRFMDGTTGRRVASLPLTGAYRSRFGNPYAVVHRGDLYQALLDGCVADWNITLITKCSVTRYEQDADSVTAITDTGRRFTGAALIGADGIRSAVRSQLVGDGTPRVSGHTIYRSVIPMERVPRELRWNTVTLWAGPKWHVVHYPIGSGKFLNLAATRDDGAQDVVVGRPVERARVLSEFPELSGTARQLLELGSDWKEWVLCDRDPVERWTDGRVALLGDAAHPMLQYAAQGACMALEDAVIIGQLLAEAAGDIPQRLEKYNAERYERAARVQQVARAIGEQLYHPAGDAAAARNAMLSSFTVEELYDEVEWLHGARIGGSEEHR; from the coding sequence ATGAAGGTACTCATTGCCGGGGGCGGTATCGGCGGCCTCGCGGCCGCACTGAGCCTCGCGCGCCACGGCCACCAGGTCGTCGTGCTGGAACGAAGGGACACCTTCAGCGAACTGGGCGCGGGCATCCAGCTGGGCCCGAACGCCTTCCACGCCCTGGACCGCCTGGGCGTTGGCACCGCGGTGCGGCAACGCGCCGTGTACAGCGATGAGTTGCGGTTCATGGACGGCACCACCGGGCGCCGGGTCGCGAGCCTGCCGCTCACCGGCGCATACCGCTCCCGCTTCGGCAATCCGTACGCCGTCGTGCACCGCGGTGACCTCTACCAGGCGCTCCTCGACGGCTGCGTCGCGGACTGGAACATCACGCTGATCACGAAGTGTTCCGTGACCCGGTACGAACAGGACGCGGACAGCGTCACGGCGATCACCGACACCGGGCGACGTTTCACCGGCGCGGCGCTCATCGGCGCCGACGGGATCCGTTCCGCCGTGCGCAGCCAGCTCGTCGGGGACGGCACGCCGCGCGTGTCCGGCCACACGATCTACCGGTCCGTCATCCCCATGGAGCGGGTGCCGCGGGAGCTGCGCTGGAACACCGTCACCTTGTGGGCCGGCCCCAAATGGCACGTCGTCCACTACCCCATCGGCAGCGGGAAGTTCCTCAACCTGGCGGCCACCCGCGACGACGGCGCACAGGACGTCGTGGTCGGCAGGCCCGTCGAGCGGGCGCGCGTCCTGTCCGAGTTCCCCGAGCTGAGCGGCACCGCCCGGCAACTGCTGGAACTGGGGAGCGACTGGAAGGAATGGGTCCTGTGCGACCGCGACCCGGTCGAGCGCTGGACGGACGGCCGCGTCGCCCTCCTCGGTGACGCCGCGCACCCGATGCTCCAGTACGCGGCCCAGGGCGCCTGCATGGCCCTCGAGGACGCCGTCATCATCGGCCAACTGCTCGCGGAAGCCGCTGGGGACATCCCGCAACGCCTGGAGAAGTACAACGCCGAGCGGTACGAGCGTGCCGCCAGGGTGCAGCAGGTGGCCCGTGCCATAGGCGAGCAGCTCTACCACCCGGCCGGCGACGCGGCCGCGGCCCGCAACGCGATGCTGTCCTCCTTCACGGTCGAGGAACTGTACGACGAGGTCGAGTGGCTGCACGGGGCTCGCATCGGCGGGTCGGAGGAGCACCGTTGA
- a CDS encoding sigma-70 family RNA polymerase sigma factor, with amino-acid sequence MATRAVARRQSATGETADAASSVRAHGGEIADRDLVGMYLDEIARTPLLDAAKEVELSQVIEAGVFARQVLDGCEETKADATREELEALVADAERAKDVFIRSNLRLVVAVARRYPRSGLPLLDLIQEGNAGLVRAVEKFDYRKGFKFSTYATWWIRQAITRSIADQSRTIRLPVHLVEELGRIRRVQREFNREHGRDPEPAEIAAELGSTPERVIDVLDWARDPVSLNMSVDDEGETQFGDLLEDTSAVSPEQSVLTLLRSEELDDLIGRLDQRTASIIKMRYGIEDGRERTLTEVGKEHGLTRERIRQIEKHALLELKKLARSTGFDAAA; translated from the coding sequence ATGGCAACCCGTGCCGTCGCCCGTCGTCAGTCCGCCACCGGCGAGACGGCCGATGCGGCAAGCAGTGTTCGCGCCCATGGCGGCGAGATCGCCGATCGCGACCTGGTCGGCATGTACCTCGACGAGATCGCGCGTACACCGCTGCTCGACGCCGCCAAGGAAGTCGAGCTGTCCCAGGTCATCGAAGCGGGTGTGTTCGCGCGACAGGTCCTCGACGGGTGCGAGGAGACCAAGGCCGACGCCACCCGTGAGGAGCTCGAAGCCCTGGTCGCCGACGCGGAGCGGGCCAAGGACGTCTTCATCCGCTCCAACCTGCGCCTGGTCGTCGCCGTGGCCCGCCGCTACCCCCGCAGCGGTCTGCCACTGCTGGACCTGATCCAGGAGGGCAACGCCGGCCTGGTGCGCGCGGTCGAGAAGTTCGACTACCGCAAGGGCTTCAAGTTCTCCACGTACGCGACGTGGTGGATCCGCCAGGCCATCACCCGCTCCATAGCCGACCAGTCCCGTACGATCCGCCTGCCCGTCCACCTCGTGGAGGAGCTTGGCCGGATCCGGCGGGTGCAGCGCGAGTTCAACCGCGAGCACGGGCGGGACCCGGAGCCCGCGGAGATCGCCGCCGAGCTCGGCTCGACGCCGGAGCGCGTCATCGACGTGCTCGACTGGGCCCGCGACCCGGTCTCGCTGAACATGTCGGTGGACGACGAGGGCGAGACCCAGTTCGGCGACCTCCTGGAGGACACCTCGGCGGTGTCGCCCGAGCAGTCGGTGCTCACGCTGCTGCGCAGTGAGGAGCTCGACGACCTCATCGGCCGCCTCGACCAGCGCACGGCCTCGATCATCAAGATGCGCTACGGCATCGAGGACGGCCGGGAGCGCACGCTGACCGAGGTCGGCAAGGAGCACGGCCTGACCCGCGAGCGCATCCGGCAGATCGAGAAGCACGCGCTGCTGGAGCTGAAGAAGCTGGCGCGCAGCACCGGGTTCGACGCGGCGGCGTGA
- a CDS encoding MarR family winged helix-turn-helix transcriptional regulator: MKAPASAPTPGSVAEPPEPRWLTDEEQRVWRSFMEGVTLLDDHLDRQLQRDAGMPHIYYGLLVKLAEAPRRRLRMTELAMLAKITRSRLSHAIARLEKNGWVRREDCPDDKRGQFAVLTDEGYEVLRQTAPGHVEAVRQAVFDRLTPEQQKSLGEIMRIIAEGLQPTEAGADLPWLR; the protein is encoded by the coding sequence ATGAAGGCACCCGCATCCGCACCGACACCGGGCTCCGTCGCAGAGCCTCCGGAACCGCGCTGGCTCACCGACGAAGAGCAGCGCGTATGGCGCTCGTTCATGGAGGGCGTCACCCTCCTCGACGACCATCTCGACCGTCAGCTCCAGCGCGACGCGGGCATGCCGCACATCTACTACGGCCTTCTGGTCAAGCTCGCCGAGGCGCCGCGGCGACGGCTGCGGATGACGGAGCTCGCGATGCTGGCGAAGATCACCCGCTCCCGCCTCTCGCACGCCATCGCGCGCCTGGAGAAGAACGGCTGGGTGCGCCGTGAGGACTGCCCCGACGACAAGCGGGGCCAGTTCGCCGTGCTGACGGACGAGGGCTACGAGGTGCTGCGGCAGACCGCGCCGGGCCATGTGGAGGCCGTACGCCAGGCGGTCTTCGACCGGCTCACCCCGGAGCAGCAGAAGTCCCTCGGCGAGATCATGCGGATCATCGCCGAGGGACTCCAGCCGACCGAAGCGGGTGCGGACCTGCCCTGGCTCCGCTGA
- a CDS encoding IclR family transcriptional regulator domain-containing protein, translating to MPAMSMNDAADEATPEAVRALATPAEAVTPLIRGIAVLRELTEADGTLSLSALERATGLARSTVDRVTATLARMDYVRVDGRDVHLAPRLMELGNAYLAALRLPALLSARADALADELDESVSLAVADRDGIRFIHQATRRRAMSLSFRIGDLLPAERTAPGPLFATQWTDTDWRRWRDRRASDPRDLSFTAVPPRKYGADERDDEAFVSRTEEAAANGWALDDQLIEPGLVAVSVPVRSPHTGGRRKIACVASVVSHTSRRTAHDLRTTLLPRLRSAVTEMERELHRTPPPEPGPPPSDLALWTGASKQRLGRDFIESLARGLTVLTAFGEDRPELTLTEVARATGLARATARRALITYEHLGLVTTPSPRTFTLTPRVLSLGFPPLSRTSLPEIARPHLADLTSRIHESTSMAVLSDPGEEIQYTAGVATGRVMSVNITVGTRLPAYATALGRVLLADPHRDHGRPGDEETPSRTLASIHSQGYALVDEELEEGLRSLAVPIRDRSGRVVAALNTAMHASRRTLRECVTDLLPELTSTAARIESDLHTAGRFTHVSLT from the coding sequence ATGCCAGCCATGTCCATGAACGACGCCGCCGACGAGGCCACGCCCGAGGCCGTCCGGGCGTTGGCCACCCCTGCGGAGGCGGTCACGCCGCTGATCCGCGGTATCGCGGTCCTGCGGGAGCTGACCGAGGCGGACGGCACGCTGAGCCTCAGCGCCCTCGAACGGGCCACCGGTCTCGCCCGTTCCACGGTCGACCGCGTCACGGCCACACTCGCCCGCATGGACTACGTCCGCGTGGACGGCCGGGACGTGCACCTGGCCCCCCGCCTGATGGAACTGGGCAACGCCTACCTCGCCGCCCTGCGCCTGCCCGCCCTCCTCTCCGCCCGAGCGGACGCCCTGGCCGACGAACTGGACGAGTCGGTCTCCCTCGCGGTCGCCGACCGCGACGGCATCCGCTTCATCCACCAGGCGACCCGCCGCCGCGCGATGTCCCTGAGCTTCCGCATCGGCGACCTGCTCCCCGCCGAACGCACCGCACCGGGCCCGCTGTTCGCGACACAGTGGACGGACACCGACTGGCGGCGCTGGCGGGACCGCAGGGCGTCGGATCCGAGGGACCTGTCCTTCACGGCCGTACCGCCGCGCAAGTACGGAGCGGACGAACGGGACGACGAGGCCTTCGTCAGCCGCACGGAAGAGGCGGCCGCGAACGGCTGGGCCCTGGACGACCAGCTGATCGAACCGGGCCTGGTGGCGGTCTCGGTACCGGTCCGGTCCCCTCACACAGGCGGCCGCCGGAAGATCGCGTGCGTGGCGAGCGTGGTCAGCCACACGAGCCGGCGCACGGCACACGACCTGCGCACCACCCTGCTGCCGAGATTGCGGTCGGCGGTGACGGAGATGGAACGCGAACTGCACCGCACACCGCCCCCGGAGCCCGGCCCGCCCCCCTCGGACCTGGCGCTGTGGACGGGCGCGTCCAAGCAGCGGCTGGGCCGCGACTTCATCGAATCCCTGGCACGAGGCCTGACGGTCCTCACGGCCTTCGGCGAGGACCGGCCGGAGCTGACCCTCACGGAGGTGGCCCGGGCGACGGGCCTGGCCCGGGCGACGGCCCGCCGGGCACTGATCACCTACGAACACCTGGGCCTGGTGACCACCCCGAGCCCCCGCACCTTCACCCTGACCCCCCGGGTCCTCTCCCTGGGCTTCCCGCCCCTGTCCCGCACGTCCCTCCCCGAGATCGCCCGGCCCCACCTGGCCGACCTGACGTCCCGCATCCACGAGTCGACGTCGATGGCGGTGCTCTCGGACCCCGGCGAGGAGATCCAGTACACGGCCGGCGTGGCGACGGGCCGGGTGATGAGCGTGAACATCACGGTGGGCACACGCCTGCCGGCGTACGCGACGGCACTGGGACGAGTCCTGCTGGCGGACCCGCACAGGGACCACGGACGGCCCGGTGACGAAGAGACACCGTCCCGCACCCTGGCCTCGATCCACTCCCAGGGCTACGCCCTGGTCGACGAGGAACTGGAAGAGGGCCTCCGTTCCCTCGCGGTCCCGATCCGCGACCGGTCCGGACGGGTGGTTGCCGCCCTGAACACGGCGATGCACGCCAGCCGCCGCACCCTGCGCGAGTGCGTAACCGACCTGCTCCCCGAACTCACCTCAACAGCCGCCCGCATCGAGTCGGACCTCCACACCGCCGGCCGCTTCACCCACGTGTCGCTGACCTGA
- a CDS encoding GNAT family N-acetyltransferase, whose protein sequence is MPSKPTEVQVRPGVEGDLEALTALYNHYVRETAITFDTAIFTPEERRPWLLSHPEDGPYRLMVAADRDSQETLGYATSSPFRAKPAYATSVETTVYVAPHAGRRGVGTLLYKALFEALSGEDLHRAYAGIAQPNEASARLHERFGFRYVGTYGEVGRKFGRYWDVAWYEKDLA, encoded by the coding sequence ATGCCGTCAAAACCTACAGAGGTGCAGGTCAGGCCGGGAGTCGAGGGTGACCTCGAGGCCCTCACGGCCCTCTACAACCACTATGTACGTGAGACGGCGATCACATTCGATACCGCGATCTTCACTCCGGAGGAGCGCCGCCCTTGGCTGCTCTCCCACCCTGAAGACGGCCCGTACCGCCTGATGGTTGCCGCGGACCGGGACTCACAGGAGACTCTGGGCTACGCCACCTCCAGCCCCTTCCGGGCGAAGCCCGCCTACGCGACCTCCGTGGAGACGACGGTGTACGTCGCCCCGCACGCCGGCCGCCGCGGCGTCGGCACCCTCCTGTACAAGGCCCTCTTCGAGGCGCTGTCCGGCGAGGACCTGCACCGCGCCTACGCGGGCATCGCGCAGCCGAACGAGGCGTCGGCCCGGCTGCACGAGCGCTTCGGCTTCCGGTACGTCGGGACCTACGGGGAGGTCGGCCGCAAGTTCGGCCGCTACTGGGACGTGGCCTGGTACGAGAAGGACCTCGCGTAG
- a CDS encoding TetR/AcrR family transcriptional regulator produces MQTATPAPRKAPRPRADALRNRERIVTAAREMFVEHGPEVPLDEIARRAGVGNATVYRHFPDRDALVREVVCSVLDRTGAAGELALAETGDAFEALERFVHTSADERISALCPMVSSTFDENHPDLEAARERLERILERVMERAKAAGQLRPDVGVGDLMVAVAQLSRPPAGTACFSADRFVHRHLQLFLDGLRAPARSALPGAAVTMEDLRQA; encoded by the coding sequence GTGCAGACCGCCACCCCCGCACCGCGCAAGGCGCCCCGGCCCCGTGCCGACGCCCTGCGCAACCGGGAGCGGATCGTCACCGCCGCCCGGGAGATGTTCGTCGAGCACGGCCCCGAGGTGCCGCTCGACGAGATCGCCCGCCGGGCCGGCGTGGGCAACGCCACGGTGTACCGCCACTTCCCCGACCGCGACGCGCTCGTACGCGAGGTCGTCTGCTCCGTACTGGACCGTACGGGCGCGGCGGGCGAGCTCGCGCTCGCGGAGACCGGGGACGCGTTCGAGGCCCTGGAGCGCTTCGTGCACACCTCCGCCGACGAGCGGATCAGCGCGCTGTGCCCGATGGTCTCGAGCACGTTCGACGAGAACCACCCCGATCTGGAAGCGGCGCGCGAGCGCTTGGAGCGGATCCTCGAAAGGGTCATGGAACGTGCCAAGGCAGCCGGCCAGCTCCGCCCCGACGTCGGTGTCGGTGACCTGATGGTCGCCGTCGCCCAGCTCAGCCGGCCCCCGGCCGGCACGGCGTGCTTCAGCGCCGACCGCTTCGTGCACCGTCATCTTCAGCTGTTCCTGGACGGACTGCGGGCCCCGGCCCGTTCCGCCCTGCCGGGCGCGGCAGTGACCATGGAGGACCTCCGCCAAGCCTGA